In the Malania oleifera isolate guangnan ecotype guangnan chromosome 1, ASM2987363v1, whole genome shotgun sequence genome, one interval contains:
- the LOC131153178 gene encoding uncharacterized protein LOC131153178 isoform X1 has protein sequence MYGSRGAMLGSGLGSGGDGYEVGSKRQRMIESNPYFAVSSGASGFQPYGYGSSFQPAFPVVRLRGLPFNCTDLDIFKFFAGLDIVDVLLVNKNGRFSGEAFVVFAGTMQADFALQRDRQNMGRRYVEVFRCKKQDYYHAVAAEINYEGIYDNDFHGSPPPARSKRFHDKDQMEYTEILKMRGLPFSVTKSEVIEFFGDFQLKDDRIHIACRPDGKATGEAYVEFASADEAKKAMSKDKMTIGSRYVELFPSTSDEARRAESRSRQ, from the exons ATGTACGGATCTAGAGG GGCAATGTTGGGAAGCGGGTTGGGAAGCGGGGGGGACGGGTACGAGGTCGGCTCAAAGAGACAAAGAATGATCGAATCGAATCCCTACTTCGCAGTTAGCAGCGGTGCTAGTGGCTTTCAACCCTATGGCTATGGAAGCAGCTTCCAGCCTGCCTTTCCTGTGGTTCGTCTCAGGGGTCTTCCTTTCAACTGCACCGATCTTGACATTTTCAAGTTCTTTGCTGGGCTTGACATTGTGGATGTGTTGCTGGTCAACAAGAATGGGCGTTTCTCAGGAGAGGCATTTGTTGTTTTTGCTGGAACTATGCAGGCTGACTTTGCCTTGCAGAGAGATCGACAGAATATGGGTCGTAGATATGTGGAAGTATTTAGGTGCAAGAAGCAGGATTATTACCATGCTGTAGCTGCAGAGATAAATTATGAAGGAATTTATGATAATGACTTCCATGGAAGCCCTCCCCCTGCTCGATCCAAGAGGTTTCATGATAAGGACCAAATGGAATACACCGAGATACTGAAGATGCGCGGTCTTCCTTTCTCTGTCACAAAATCTGAAGTTATTGAGTTTTTTGGAGACTTCCAGCTGAAAGATGATAGGATACATATTGCATGTCGTCCTGATGGCAAAGCCACAGGAGAGGCATACGTGGAATTTGCTTCAGCAGATGAAGCTAAGAAAGCAATGTCCAAGGACAAGATGACGATTGGGTCTCGGTACGTTGAGCTGTTCCCTTCAACATCGGATGAAGCGAGACGGGCTGAGTCAAGGTCAAGGCAGTGA
- the LOC131153178 gene encoding uncharacterized protein LOC131153178 isoform X2: MQADFALQRDRQNMGRRYVEVFRCKKQDYYHAVAAEINYEGIYDNDFHGSPPPARSKRFHDKDQMEYTEILKMRGLPFSVTKSEVIEFFGDFQLKDDRIHIACRPDGKATGEAYVEFASADEAKKAMSKDKMTIGSRYVELFPSTSDEARRAESRSRQ; encoded by the coding sequence ATGCAGGCTGACTTTGCCTTGCAGAGAGATCGACAGAATATGGGTCGTAGATATGTGGAAGTATTTAGGTGCAAGAAGCAGGATTATTACCATGCTGTAGCTGCAGAGATAAATTATGAAGGAATTTATGATAATGACTTCCATGGAAGCCCTCCCCCTGCTCGATCCAAGAGGTTTCATGATAAGGACCAAATGGAATACACCGAGATACTGAAGATGCGCGGTCTTCCTTTCTCTGTCACAAAATCTGAAGTTATTGAGTTTTTTGGAGACTTCCAGCTGAAAGATGATAGGATACATATTGCATGTCGTCCTGATGGCAAAGCCACAGGAGAGGCATACGTGGAATTTGCTTCAGCAGATGAAGCTAAGAAAGCAATGTCCAAGGACAAGATGACGATTGGGTCTCGGTACGTTGAGCTGTTCCCTTCAACATCGGATGAAGCGAGACGGGCTGAGTCAAGGTCAAGGCAGTGA